A window of Ignavibacterium sp. contains these coding sequences:
- a CDS encoding STAS domain-containing protein — translation MAEFNTTLKEQGDISIIKLKGYLDAHTAPVLENKFNELINNNKYKIVVDFRDLAYISSAGLGVFMAYIEKVRENQGDIKLASMSDKVYNIFDLLGFPLLYEIFKTEEEAIKKFSE, via the coding sequence ATGGCAGAATTTAACACAACTCTGAAAGAACAAGGCGATATCAGCATCATCAAACTCAAAGGATATTTAGATGCTCATACAGCTCCTGTTCTTGAAAACAAATTCAATGAACTGATAAACAACAATAAATATAAAATTGTTGTTGACTTCCGGGATCTTGCTTACATAAGCTCAGCAGGATTGGGAGTGTTTATGGCTTACATTGAAAAAGTACGCGAGAATCAGGGCGATATAAAACTTGCCTCAATGAGTGACAAGGTTTACAACATTTTTGATCTTCTTGGTTTTCCGCTTTTGTATGAAATTTTTAAGACTGAAGAAGAAGCGATAAAAAAATTCAGCGAGTAA
- a CDS encoding ATP-binding protein, whose amino-acid sequence MKTDKLIVKSRTENLSKIRDFISENASRAGFSKDDIDNMILAVDEACTNVIKHAYKFSPDGDIIIEIKQDKSAFTITIEDNGISFDPDVVPSPDLQKYYREHRVGGLGMYLMKTLMDEVKYKSVPGKFNRVSLTKKIKAA is encoded by the coding sequence TTGAAAACAGATAAACTAATAGTAAAAAGCAGAACTGAAAATCTCTCGAAGATTAGAGATTTCATCAGTGAAAATGCCTCAAGAGCGGGCTTCAGCAAGGATGATATTGATAATATGATTCTTGCTGTTGATGAAGCTTGTACAAATGTTATTAAGCATGCTTACAAATTTTCTCCTGATGGAGATATAATTATCGAAATCAAACAGGATAAATCTGCTTTTACTATTACGATTGAAGATAACGGGATTTCATTTGACCCTGATGTTGTACCTTCACCCGATCTTCAGAAATATTATCGGGAGCATCGTGTTGGTGGGCTTGGAATGTATTTGATGAAAACTCTGATGGATGAAGTAAAATACAAATCTGTTCCTGGAAAGTTTAATCGTGTTTCCCTTACAAAAAAAATAAAAGCTGCTTAG
- a CDS encoding SpoIIE family protein phosphatase, translating to MSEVENLKVKRNLTALIEFSRVINSSLELEFILNNVLLTCLGKFLAIRGLVALKEGNHFQIKLSKGIPDEVLSIFPDVTADKDCEMKEELNSFFESAHLKICERISSSVGCIGFVCLGEKLNGKEYTDDDREFLKTILNIAATAIQNSLVVQELKKVNRELDSRIQRLNSLFELSKEFGLFSESTKVSRLLVYSLMGQFLVSNYAILNFEGSAIQVLESKFQIDELLSKLRKYDYLKIETPLNRTKLEKSYPELFEIGIQLIVPMQIQGKVKGLIILGKRVNNLDYSDYDIEFIYSVGSLAIISLENRRLFKEALEKQKLEEELEFAREIQQNLLPSQIPATNNFDIAAINLPSKQVGGDYFDIIKVDEGKYIIAIADVSGKGIPASLLMANMQAFLQVISKQNIDIATATGLINDLISQNTSDGRFITFFWALLDDNEKRLTYVNAGHNPPILVRNNEIIRFSEGGIILGVMKTLLPYNSNSIQLESGDKIIMFTDGVSEAMNPFSQEFSEERLEKIALSTSQLTSNETLKKIREEIEKFVEGAPQSDDLTMMIIRVR from the coding sequence ATGTCAGAAGTTGAAAACTTAAAAGTTAAACGAAACTTAACTGCACTCATTGAATTCAGCAGAGTTATCAACTCAAGTCTCGAACTTGAATTTATTCTGAACAATGTATTACTCACCTGCCTCGGAAAATTTTTAGCAATAAGAGGTTTGGTAGCATTAAAGGAAGGCAATCATTTCCAAATCAAACTTTCAAAAGGAATTCCTGATGAAGTTCTCTCAATCTTTCCTGATGTTACTGCTGATAAAGATTGTGAAATGAAGGAAGAACTAAACAGCTTTTTTGAATCTGCACATCTAAAAATCTGTGAAAGAATCAGTTCATCTGTTGGATGTATTGGTTTTGTTTGTCTTGGAGAAAAATTAAATGGTAAAGAATACACCGATGATGACAGAGAATTTCTTAAAACAATTCTTAATATTGCAGCAACAGCGATACAGAATTCCTTAGTTGTTCAGGAACTGAAAAAAGTAAATCGTGAACTTGATTCCCGTATTCAAAGATTAAATTCTTTGTTTGAACTCAGTAAAGAATTTGGTTTGTTTTCCGAATCAACAAAAGTATCACGCTTACTTGTTTACTCTTTAATGGGTCAGTTCCTTGTTTCAAATTATGCGATATTAAACTTTGAAGGCTCAGCAATTCAGGTTCTTGAATCTAAATTTCAGATTGATGAGCTTCTGAGCAAATTGCGAAAGTATGATTATCTTAAAATTGAAACGCCACTTAATCGTACAAAGCTTGAAAAATCTTATCCTGAACTTTTTGAAATTGGAATTCAATTGATTGTTCCGATGCAGATTCAGGGTAAAGTGAAGGGATTAATAATTCTTGGTAAACGAGTTAACAATCTTGATTACTCCGATTATGATATTGAGTTTATTTATTCAGTCGGAAGTCTTGCAATAATTTCGCTTGAGAACAGAAGATTGTTCAAAGAAGCTTTGGAAAAACAAAAGTTAGAAGAAGAACTTGAATTTGCAAGAGAGATTCAACAGAATCTGTTGCCTTCACAAATTCCTGCCACAAATAATTTTGATATAGCTGCAATTAATCTTCCTTCAAAACAGGTTGGCGGAGATTATTTCGATATCATAAAAGTTGATGAAGGAAAATACATCATAGCAATTGCTGATGTTTCTGGCAAAGGAATTCCGGCTTCATTACTGATGGCGAATATGCAGGCGTTCCTGCAAGTTATTAGCAAGCAGAATATTGATATTGCAACTGCAACAGGATTAATAAATGATTTGATTTCTCAAAATACTTCGGATGGAAGATTCATTACTTTTTTCTGGGCATTACTTGATGATAATGAAAAAAGATTAACCTATGTTAATGCCGGACACAATCCTCCGATACTTGTTCGCAATAATGAGATAATCAGATTTTCCGAAGGAGGAATTATTCTTGGTGTTATGAAAACTCTTCTTCCATATAACAGTAATTCAATTCAACTTGAAAGCGGTGATAAAATAATAATGTTCACTGATGGTGTTTCAGAGGCAATGAATCCTTTCTCACAGGAATTTTCCGAAGAACGACTTGAGAAAATTGCACTCAGTACTTCGCAACTCACATCAAATGAAACACTTAAAAAAATAAGAGAAGAAATTGAAAAATTTGTTGAAGGTGCACCGCAATCTGATGATTTAACCATGATGATCATTAGAGTAAGATAG
- a CDS encoding SpoIIE family protein phosphatase produces the protein MYLNRIYKNFHLTISIISALLLFFIVTLKAGNTSTIFSVLQDLVAITLLFSLSVQIKEYIRINKISFLSLTFAVAVLLGILLMSIWTAQMFMDNLVQKLNAELSVFSFASNVVGIIYFCIFAFGLTFIFVVLKEFYYSKRIKYNPIYFQLLIAFGILSALSFTIFQEINQAVSTAFMVVTILLIVKNSFGISWIAFLNKKEKYKLLLISLAITVLASVLVGYSADISLHSETLKSYSTGFNRIALLILIYSLVYFGVLFFTVLFHLPTAEAFDRKAEEVSSLHLFSTLINQVIDFDELADTITDLTRKVSTADASWIVMKNGNTYETISLKNISEKDITEINNYLLYSGECKNLTKAKICSIEKSSVKSKLSEHLSSVIISPLKTQTEVKGYLLAARKSGLLFYDDEAKAINAFSEYASIALENSRLLKESIEKERLEKELDVAREMQRKLLPANDPKFNELQISSIFIPAFEVGGDFFDYYTDKENEFSFIIGDVAGKGISAAFVMAEIKGIFESLSKILASPKEILVKANRILSRTLHRKNFVSALYGKINFITSEFEFARAGHCPALLIRDGEIIKYQPKGLALGLDYTESFSENLDDLKIKLRMNDTLIFYTDGITESKNQNNEDFGDNRFVETIKRNLDKNIEQIAREIISEVSIFANNSTQYDDITLLILRWNKN, from the coding sequence ATGTATCTCAACAGAATTTATAAAAATTTTCATCTGACTATCAGTATAATATCAGCACTGCTATTATTCTTTATAGTAACATTAAAAGCAGGAAATACTTCCACTATTTTCTCAGTGTTGCAGGATTTAGTTGCAATTACATTATTATTCTCTCTGTCTGTTCAGATTAAAGAATATATAAGAATTAATAAAATATCTTTTCTTAGTCTTACTTTTGCAGTGGCTGTATTACTTGGCATTCTGTTAATGTCTATCTGGACAGCTCAGATGTTTATGGATAATTTAGTTCAAAAATTAAATGCAGAGTTGTCTGTTTTTAGTTTTGCCTCTAATGTTGTTGGAATAATCTATTTCTGCATTTTTGCTTTCGGATTAACTTTCATTTTTGTTGTACTGAAAGAATTTTACTACTCGAAAAGAATTAAATACAATCCTATCTATTTTCAGCTGTTAATTGCATTTGGAATCCTTTCAGCTTTATCATTCACAATATTCCAGGAAATAAATCAAGCTGTTTCAACCGCGTTTATGGTTGTTACCATTCTTCTGATCGTAAAAAATTCTTTCGGTATTTCCTGGATTGCTTTTTTAAACAAAAAAGAAAAGTATAAACTTTTACTTATCTCATTGGCAATTACTGTACTTGCTTCGGTTTTGGTTGGATACTCTGCCGATATTTCACTTCATTCAGAAACTTTGAAATCCTATTCGACAGGATTTAACAGAATCGCTCTTCTGATTTTGATTTATAGTTTAGTTTACTTCGGCGTATTGTTTTTTACTGTATTATTTCATTTGCCAACAGCGGAAGCTTTTGATAGAAAAGCAGAAGAAGTTTCTTCATTACATTTATTTTCTACTTTGATAAATCAGGTTATTGATTTTGATGAACTTGCTGATACAATAACTGACCTGACGAGAAAGGTCAGCACTGCGGATGCATCCTGGATTGTAATGAAAAACGGAAATACTTATGAAACAATATCTCTAAAAAATATTTCTGAAAAAGATATTACTGAGATTAATAACTATCTTCTTTATTCCGGTGAATGTAAAAATCTTACCAAAGCAAAAATTTGTTCTATTGAAAAATCGTCAGTAAAATCTAAATTAAGTGAGCACCTGAGTTCGGTTATAATTTCTCCACTTAAAACTCAAACCGAAGTTAAGGGCTATCTTCTGGCTGCAAGAAAAAGCGGACTTTTATTTTATGATGATGAAGCAAAAGCAATAAATGCTTTCTCTGAATATGCTTCAATTGCTCTGGAGAATTCAAGATTATTAAAAGAGTCAATCGAAAAGGAAAGACTGGAAAAAGAACTTGATGTTGCTCGTGAAATGCAGAGAAAACTGCTACCAGCAAATGATCCTAAATTTAATGAGCTTCAGATAAGCTCAATATTTATTCCTGCATTTGAAGTCGGTGGAGATTTCTTTGATTATTATACAGACAAAGAAAACGAATTTTCATTTATCATTGGAGATGTTGCAGGCAAAGGAATCTCAGCAGCGTTTGTAATGGCTGAAATCAAAGGAATATTCGAATCTCTATCAAAAATTTTAGCATCACCAAAAGAAATTTTAGTTAAAGCCAACAGAATTTTATCAAGAACTCTTCATCGTAAAAACTTTGTAAGTGCTCTTTATGGAAAAATTAATTTCATTACATCCGAATTTGAATTTGCAAGAGCTGGTCACTGTCCGGCTTTATTAATCAGAGATGGTGAAATAATTAAATATCAACCAAAGGGATTAGCACTAGGTTTGGATTATACTGAAAGCTTTTCTGAGAATCTCGATGATTTAAAAATTAAATTGCGGATGAACGATACACTTATCTTTTATACGGACGGAATAACAGAATCAAAGAATCAGAATAATGAAGATTTTGGAGACAACAGATTTGTTGAAACTATCAAACGCAATCTTGATAAGAATATCGAACAGATTGCAAGGGAAATAATATCTGAAGTATCTATTTTTGCGAACAATTCAACTCAGTATGATGATATAACTTTACTTATATTAAGGTGGAATAAAAATTAA
- a CDS encoding SpoIIE family protein phosphatase produces the protein MNKLRTFFFRNRVRLVGLLTIILLFLEVINIYVSFNINVTSNDECLWLGKKVNQDSVAYYFTKVKVGGVSWEAGIRDGDQLISINNYNVLNDQQAQIVLNTVKSGDYADYVVKKPDGTILNTKVKIKKLLNFGALTFNISALIWLLIGFMVYSVKPDGRQQRLFYLLSITFVLTTFFNFFPQNISLFEIVQTYPIGSLIVYILASIGASALPFTFLYFIWNFFKPIEFAQNKWVKALFIILPSLLFLYSMSLIVEFWNLDLRILMDFRKYQNLTAIVNTITNITAGITLVVLFLKEEDKHKRKPILLIIFSFVFALAVQIYLATIAPALADTIFNSPEYYFPVILLILVPMIFAYAIFKYHLLDVSEVVKNTIFYSVATATVVAIYFLSIYGLGQSLSSLIGFGNEGIIAIVLFMIFAIRFQSTKEKALKFLTEKFYPEQFAFQNVLIKFSNEISTVVGKEKILNLTLNTFVGSLKLKKFAILLNDDKSDILKLVRHHGLSHTDCELDKNSIWNFYYSSLEIKEYPEISRENFNQMFGEKSETLTEEEIFTIIPLIVKSKVIGALLFGLKHSGSQFSGKDIELLYAAANQLAIAIENARLYQSEVEKQKIEHDLELARNIQKGLLPSCVPNLNGLDICGIMLPAMHVGGDYYDLIPIGENKIFVAVGDVSGKGLSASLYMAKLQTIIQLYCKEGSSPREILIEANKLLYNSLEPGSFITLTLALFDIEKMKVKLCRAGHLPVLIHDDEGTRLLRTNGIALGLDKGSLFDKHLEESEIELKSGQLFSFFSDGVTEAMNENDELFGEERLMKIFSENNHLHSTSIMDEIEKEIIQFRGKAEQHDDMTMVIVKVKN, from the coding sequence ATGAATAAATTAAGGACTTTCTTTTTCAGAAACAGAGTTAGATTAGTAGGATTACTGACAATAATTTTATTGTTTCTGGAAGTTATAAATATTTATGTTTCGTTTAATATAAATGTTACTTCAAATGATGAATGTCTGTGGCTGGGTAAAAAAGTAAATCAGGATAGTGTTGCGTATTATTTCACTAAAGTTAAAGTGGGTGGAGTAAGTTGGGAAGCCGGAATAAGAGATGGCGATCAACTTATAAGCATAAATAATTATAATGTATTAAATGATCAGCAGGCTCAGATTGTTTTGAATACTGTAAAAAGCGGTGATTATGCTGATTATGTTGTTAAAAAACCTGATGGAACAATTCTTAACACAAAAGTAAAAATCAAAAAGCTCTTAAACTTTGGTGCTCTAACTTTTAACATAAGTGCACTTATCTGGTTGCTCATTGGATTTATGGTTTATTCAGTCAAACCAGACGGCAGACAACAAAGATTATTCTACCTTCTTTCCATTACATTTGTATTAACAACATTTTTCAATTTCTTTCCGCAAAATATTAGTCTGTTCGAAATTGTTCAGACCTATCCAATCGGAAGTTTAATAGTTTATATATTAGCTTCAATAGGAGCTTCTGCGCTGCCATTTACATTTCTTTATTTCATCTGGAATTTTTTCAAGCCAATTGAATTTGCTCAGAATAAGTGGGTAAAAGCCTTATTCATTATTCTGCCATCACTACTGTTTCTTTATTCAATGTCACTTATAGTAGAATTCTGGAATCTTGATCTACGAATTCTAATGGATTTCAGAAAATATCAGAATCTTACCGCAATTGTTAATACCATTACGAATATTACAGCAGGAATTACCTTAGTTGTACTATTCTTAAAAGAGGAAGATAAGCATAAGAGAAAACCAATTTTGCTGATAATTTTTTCTTTTGTATTTGCGCTTGCAGTTCAGATTTATTTAGCTACAATAGCACCGGCTTTAGCAGATACAATTTTCAACTCTCCTGAGTATTATTTCCCGGTGATTTTGCTAATACTTGTTCCGATGATTTTTGCTTATGCAATCTTCAAATATCATCTTCTCGATGTTAGTGAAGTTGTTAAGAATACTATTTTTTATAGTGTTGCTACAGCCACCGTAGTTGCGATTTACTTCTTATCTATTTATGGTTTAGGACAAAGCTTAAGTAGTCTTATTGGATTTGGCAACGAAGGAATCATTGCAATAGTTCTCTTTATGATTTTTGCGATAAGATTTCAATCAACTAAAGAAAAAGCATTAAAATTTTTAACTGAAAAATTTTATCCGGAGCAATTCGCTTTTCAGAATGTGTTGATAAAATTCAGTAATGAAATTTCTACAGTGGTTGGAAAGGAAAAAATTCTAAATCTGACACTGAATACTTTTGTTGGTTCACTTAAGCTTAAGAAATTTGCAATCTTATTGAATGATGATAAATCTGATATTCTAAAACTTGTCAGACATCATGGTCTTAGTCATACTGATTGCGAGCTGGATAAAAATTCTATTTGGAATTTTTACTATTCTAGTCTTGAAATCAAAGAGTACCCTGAGATAAGCAGAGAAAATTTTAATCAAATGTTTGGAGAAAAATCTGAAACGCTGACTGAAGAAGAAATTTTTACAATAATTCCTTTGATTGTAAAATCAAAAGTTATTGGCGCTTTATTGTTTGGTCTGAAACATTCCGGCTCACAGTTTTCCGGAAAAGATATTGAACTTCTTTATGCTGCAGCGAATCAGTTAGCCATCGCAATCGAGAATGCCCGCTTATATCAAAGCGAAGTTGAAAAACAAAAAATTGAGCACGACCTTGAGCTTGCAAGAAATATTCAAAAAGGACTTTTACCTTCCTGCGTCCCGAATTTGAATGGACTTGATATTTGCGGAATAATGTTACCAGCAATGCATGTTGGTGGTGATTACTATGATTTAATACCAATTGGAGAAAACAAAATATTCGTAGCAGTTGGTGATGTTTCGGGAAAAGGGCTTTCGGCTTCACTTTATATGGCTAAGTTGCAAACTATAATTCAACTATATTGCAAAGAGGGAAGTTCTCCTCGTGAAATTCTGATTGAAGCAAATAAATTATTGTATAATTCTCTTGAGCCGGGTTCGTTCATAACATTAACTCTCGCTTTGTTTGATATAGAAAAAATGAAAGTAAAATTATGTCGCGCCGGACATTTACCTGTTTTAATCCACGACGATGAAGGAACACGACTTTTAAGAACTAATGGAATTGCGCTCGGGCTTGATAAAGGTTCACTGTTTGATAAACATTTGGAAGAGTCGGAAATAGAATTAAAGAGTGGACAACTGTTTTCATTTTTCTCTGACGGAGTTACTGAAGCTATGAATGAAAACGATGAATTGTTCGGCGAAGAAAGATTAATGAAAATTTTCTCTGAGAATAATCATCTGCATTCCACTTCAATTATGGATGAAATAGAGAAAGAAATAATTCAATTCAGAGGTAAAGCAGAGCAACACGATGATATGACAATGGTGATTGTAAAAGTTAAAAATTAA
- a CDS encoding phosphodiester glycosidase family protein, producing MKILFILVFSFISIFPQVNVQETQITDGVIHKKIINQNDTLVINILKVDIKKPDLTIRSVKANELLNTKETTSQMVSRYKLSGFNVIAAINGDFFEADGEIISNMISNGEIVKAVKFSDSPFNSFTNSQFASDNEDNLFIDQFVFSGNLILPNGNVEEIRRVNSEADSNSITVYNHFQGKITPVSPKEWFVVDFVLFPLQTNGDTLIFITTAKTTLRNYEIPAQGIILSANNKFAYYLDREIKIGDTLKIIYNFSPKVKNIKSLVGGWPVLVKDGMNMIRRNPAIEGITEKFSEQRHPRSGIGFSSDKRTLYFITVDGRQQMSRGMTLLEFSNLMITEGIHFGLNLDGGGSTTLIINDKVVNSPSDLTGERLVGNCLMIVRE from the coding sequence ATGAAGATATTATTTATTCTTGTCTTTTCTTTCATTTCAATTTTCCCGCAGGTAAATGTTCAGGAAACTCAGATTACGGATGGAGTCATTCATAAAAAAATTATCAATCAGAATGACACATTGGTAATTAATATTCTGAAAGTGGATATTAAAAAACCTGATTTGACAATCCGATCTGTAAAAGCAAATGAACTACTGAACACCAAAGAAACTACAAGTCAAATGGTTTCGCGATATAAACTCTCCGGATTTAATGTGATAGCTGCAATCAACGGTGATTTTTTTGAAGCTGATGGAGAAATAATCAGCAATATGATTTCAAACGGCGAAATTGTAAAAGCAGTTAAATTTTCTGACTCTCCTTTTAACTCATTTACAAACTCACAATTTGCATCTGATAATGAAGATAATTTATTCATTGATCAGTTTGTATTTAGTGGAAATTTAATTTTACCAAATGGAAATGTCGAGGAGATCAGAAGAGTAAATTCGGAAGCAGATAGTAATTCGATAACTGTTTATAATCATTTTCAAGGTAAGATTACTCCTGTTTCTCCCAAAGAATGGTTTGTAGTGGATTTCGTTTTATTTCCTTTACAGACTAATGGTGATACACTGATTTTCATTACAACTGCCAAAACAACTTTAAGAAATTATGAAATTCCTGCGCAGGGAATAATCCTTTCTGCAAATAATAAGTTTGCATACTATCTTGATAGAGAAATTAAAATTGGTGACACTTTAAAAATTATTTATAACTTTTCGCCAAAAGTAAAAAACATAAAGTCTCTTGTTGGTGGCTGGCCTGTTTTGGTTAAAGATGGAATGAATATGATTAGGAGGAATCCGGCAATTGAAGGAATAACAGAAAAATTTTCCGAACAGCGTCACCCAAGAAGTGGAATAGGATTTTCATCGGATAAAAGAACCTTATACTTTATTACTGTTGATGGAAGACAGCAAATGAGCAGAGGAATGACGCTTCTTGAATTCTCAAATCTGATGATTACTGAAGGTATTCACTTTGGATTAAATCTCGATGGAGGTGGTTCTACAACTTTAATTATAAATGATAAAGTTGTTAACAGTCCTTCTGACCTGACGGGCGAAAGACTTGTTGGGAATTGTTTGATGATTGTAAGAGAGTAA
- the secF gene encoding protein translocase subunit SecF, producing MRIFHNLNVNWMGMRKTFYIVSLVLFLIGMLNVVFRGLVFGIDFKGGSEIVLQFEKPVDVAKIRNDLANIGLGAVEVRTFGAETGILVRTELQEIPKEIYPKVVERIRENINKIMPGVPYQIVDSTINSITVEFTNPDTTNTMIAELFAQGFQTGKVSEELDNKQMLVRVGIADWIKEVLREKVKDNPFQVVKEDRVGPKIGEELKRDAVLAVLLSLVVILIYLGFRFKFIFAVGAVTALFHDVLITVGLYAVLYGVIPGLNLEIDLPVVAAFLTLVGYSINDTVIVFDRIRENMKIHKTMPLEELINKSINQTMSRTIITGFTTLLAVFVLFILGGDVLRAFSFTLLFGIIIGTYSSIFVASALVLDYAQKAKKKVQFS from the coding sequence ATGAGAATATTTCATAATTTAAATGTCAATTGGATGGGAATGCGAAAAACATTCTACATCGTTTCATTAGTGTTATTCCTTATCGGAATGCTGAATGTAGTATTTCGCGGACTTGTGTTCGGAATAGATTTCAAAGGTGGTAGTGAAATCGTACTTCAATTTGAAAAGCCGGTTGATGTAGCTAAGATTAGAAATGATCTTGCTAATATCGGACTTGGCGCAGTTGAAGTAAGAACATTTGGTGCTGAAACAGGAATACTTGTAAGAACAGAACTTCAGGAAATTCCAAAAGAAATTTATCCTAAAGTTGTTGAAAGAATCAGAGAAAATATTAATAAGATTATGCCAGGTGTTCCATATCAGATTGTTGATTCTACCATTAACTCAATTACAGTAGAATTCACTAATCCTGATACAACCAACACAATGATTGCAGAACTTTTTGCACAAGGTTTTCAGACAGGAAAAGTTTCTGAGGAGCTTGATAATAAACAAATGCTTGTAAGAGTTGGTATTGCTGACTGGATTAAAGAAGTCCTGCGCGAAAAAGTAAAAGACAATCCTTTTCAGGTTGTTAAGGAAGACAGAGTTGGGCCAAAAATCGGTGAAGAATTAAAAAGGGATGCTGTGCTTGCAGTGCTGCTTTCACTTGTTGTAATTCTTATCTATCTCGGTTTCAGGTTCAAGTTTATCTTTGCTGTTGGTGCTGTTACTGCACTTTTCCATGATGTTTTAATTACAGTTGGTTTATATGCAGTTCTTTATGGAGTAATTCCGGGATTAAATCTTGAAATTGATCTTCCTGTGGTTGCAGCATTTTTAACTCTTGTTGGTTACTCGATTAACGATACAGTAATTGTGTTTGATAGAATAAGAGAGAATATGAAAATTCATAAAACAATGCCTTTGGAAGAGTTAATAAATAAAAGCATCAATCAAACAATGAGCAGAACTATCATTACTGGTTTTACCACACTTCTTGCAGTATTCGTACTTTTTATTCTTGGTGGTGATGTTTTAAGAGCATTCTCTTTCACACTTTTATTCGGAATTATAATCGGAACATATTCATCAATATTTGTTGCATCTGCATTAGTTCTTGATTATGCTCAGAAAGCAAAGAAAAAAGTTCAATTCTCGTAA
- a CDS encoding phosphatase PAP2 family protein, with protein sequence MKFFLSALIIFNISVYSQIIDSTVNSSQDFPTLNDDIKSFFNTGKNIFQAPSKFDNKDWITFGSLIALTASATLLDEDNREFWLNNKSQTLDYISEFGRIYGEISYAGIFAGTLYFGGRITKNKDLTVTGRMLIEGLFYAGVTTTLIKFVSGRSRPYKNDGHLDFRFFQTTNDYTSFPSGHSTVAFTTSTILSDRIDNTYATIALYSFALSTVWQRMYSDNHWLSDTIMGALIGYFIGKAVIKFDDSSETTDKAKSNPDLIDSNYYEIFSLKYSF encoded by the coding sequence ATGAAATTTTTTCTAAGTGCACTAATAATTTTTAATATTTCTGTTTATAGTCAAATTATTGATTCAACGGTAAACTCTTCGCAGGATTTTCCAACATTAAATGATGATATTAAATCTTTTTTTAATACAGGTAAAAATATTTTTCAAGCACCTTCTAAGTTTGATAATAAAGATTGGATTACTTTTGGTTCTTTGATAGCACTTACTGCTTCTGCAACTTTATTGGATGAAGATAACCGAGAGTTTTGGTTAAATAATAAATCACAGACTCTGGATTACATTTCTGAATTTGGAAGAATCTATGGAGAAATTTCCTATGCAGGAATTTTTGCAGGTACTCTTTATTTTGGCGGAAGGATAACGAAGAACAAAGATTTAACTGTTACAGGAAGGATGCTAATCGAAGGTTTATTCTATGCTGGCGTTACTACAACTTTAATCAAATTTGTTTCAGGCAGAAGCAGACCATATAAAAATGACGGACATCTTGATTTCAGATTTTTTCAAACTACTAATGATTATACTTCATTTCCGTCCGGACATTCGACAGTAGCATTTACAACATCAACCATATTATCAGATAGAATTGATAACACTTATGCAACAATAGCGCTCTATTCATTTGCTCTTTCAACTGTATGGCAGAGAATGTACAGCGATAATCACTGGTTGTCTGATACAATTATGGGTGCTTTGATTGGTTATTTTATAGGAAAAGCAGTAATCAAATTTGATGACTCTTCCGAAACTACTGATAAAGCAAAATCTAATCCTGACTTGATTGACTCAAATTATTACGAAATTTTCAGCTTAAAATATTCATTCTGA